A single genomic interval of Schistocerca americana isolate TAMUIC-IGC-003095 chromosome 2, iqSchAmer2.1, whole genome shotgun sequence harbors:
- the LOC124594097 gene encoding piggyBac transposable element-derived protein 3-like: MSKEQFLALRNNVHFVDTIKPPEEAKTNRLWKVQPVIDTVRRRSHSLPRSFNYYSIDEQMIHFTGRCKLKQYIKGKPRPVGLKNFIMTSASSIVLDLEIYQGATTLLGDKSLGLGPSVILRLTQTLPQGNFVYFDRYFSTIPLLVKLKEKEIEATGTIMVNRIKNVNLKEGRMKRGECHSYVRADEAVVITEWQDSQRVVIASTCACIEPKCKVQRWCKQEGHYLDVDCPFVIEQYNANMGGIDIHDQQVECYRTWFRTRKWTFKCLLHFIDLSVANCWFLYREHCSENQTAKKNIMDLLKFRMSLAEALLSCQDRKRRAEEFETPLDDTLSTSTKVKVYKPHLKPGLDKRYDRLQSPPDGTTAVINPINAQFESEHSA; this comes from the exons ATGTCTAAAGAACAGTTCCTTGCACTCAGGAATAATGTGCACTTTGTTGATACTATAAAACCACCTGAAGAGGCTAAAACTAATAGACTGTGGAAAGTTCAGCCAGTGATCGACACAGTAAGAAGAAGAAGTCACAGTTTGCCTCGTAGCTTTAACTACTACAGTATTGATGAGCAAATGATCCATTTTACTGGGCGTTGCAAACTGAAGCAATATATTAAAGGAAAACCAAGGCCTGTAGGTCTTAAAAACTTTATCATGACCTCAGCATCAAGTATAGTGTTGGATCTTGAAATTTATCAAGGGGCTACTACACTTCTGGGTGATAAGTCATTAGGATTAGGCCCTTCTGTTATTTTACGACTAACACAGACTCTCCCAcaaggaaattttgtttattttgatagGTACTTTAGCACAATTCCTCTCTTAGTAAAGCTTAAGGAGAAGGAAATTGAGGCTACTGGCACAATAATGGTAAACAGAATTAAGAATGTTAATTTGAAAGAGGGAAGAATGAAAAGAGGAGAGTGCCATTCATATGTTAGAGCAGATGAAGCTGTAGTAATTACTGAGTGGCAGGACAGTCAGAGGGTTGTGATAGCATCCACTTGTGCTTGCATTGAGCCAAAATGTAAAGTTCAAAGGTGGTGTAAGCAGGAGGGCCACTATCTTGATGTAGATTGCCCTTTTGTAATTGAGCAGTACAATGCCAATATGGGTGGCATAGACATTCATGACCAGCAGGTTGAGTGTTACCGAACGTGGTTCAGAACCAGAAAATGGACATTCAAGTGCTTGCTGCATTTCATAGACCTTTCAGTGGCCAACTGCTGGTTTCTCTACAGAGAGCACTGTAGTGAAAACCAGACTGCCAAAAAGAACATTATGGATCTGTTGAAATTTAGAATGTCCCTAGCTGAGGCTCTTCTGTCATGTCAAGACAGAAAGAGGAGAGCTGAAGAGTTTGAAACACCGTTAGATGATACGTTAAGTACCTCCACAAAGGTAAAAGTTTACAAACCCCATCTGAAACCAGGTTTGGACAAGCGATACGATAG GTTGCAGTCACCACCAgatgggactactgctgtaatcaatcccatcaacgctcagttcgagtcagagcactctgcgtga